Proteins co-encoded in one Brassica oleracea var. oleracea cultivar TO1000 chromosome C4, BOL, whole genome shotgun sequence genomic window:
- the LOC106337449 gene encoding calvin cycle protein CP12-1, chloroplastic-like — protein MATIAATGLNVAIPRAFVRPVARLSAPVRLNYPWKFSSMNRMVMSVKATSEGGISDKVEKSIQEAKETCADDPVSGECVAAWDEVEELSAAASHARDKKKAGGSDPLEEYCSDNPETDECRTYDN, from the coding sequence ATGGCAACCATAGCTGCAACCGGTCTCAACGTCGCAATTCCAAGAGCGTTCGTTCGACCGGTGGCTCGACTATCTGCTCCGGTCCGTTTGAACTACCCGTGGAAATTCAGTTCGATGAACCGGATGGTTATGTCTGTTAAGGCGACATCTGAGGGAGGGATATCGGATAAGGTGGAGAAGAGTATTCAGGAGGCTAAGGAGACTTGCGCCGACGATCCGGTGAGCGGAGAATGCGTGGCAGCGTGGGACGAGGTGGAGGAGCTGAGTGCAGCGGCGAGTCACGCCAGGGACAAGAAGAAGGCTGGTGGATCAGATCCTTTGGAAGAATATTGCAGTGATAATCCTGAGACCGATGAGTGTCGTACTTATGATAACTGA
- the LOC106342008 gene encoding probable glutamyl endopeptidase, chloroplastic isoform X1: MMRFQRACHRLSLSPLCHSSPPSSSLLLLPPKLSTLRCCARVRRFSGTSLMSSRAASRLRCLASVSPGAGEDAGGSSSNGSASLSVTATDDDELALGTGYRLPPPEIRDIVDAPPVPALSFSPHRDKILFLKRRALPPLADLARPEEKLAGVRIDGYCNTRSRMSFYTGLGIHQLLPDGTLSPEKEITGIPDGGKINFVTWSSDGKHLAFSIRVDENGNSSKPIVWVADVETGEARPLFKSQDVYLNAIFESFVWIDDSTLLVSTIPSSRGDPPKKPLVPSGPKTLSNEKQSVVQVRTFQDLLKDEYDADLFDYYATSQLVLASLDGTAKEVGPPAVYTSLDPSTDHKYLLISSLHRPYSFIVPCGRFPNKVEVWTADGRFVRQLCDLPLAEDIPIVANSVRKGMRSINWRADKPSTLYWAETQDGGDAKVEVSPRDIVYMQSAEPLAGEEPEVLHKLDLRYGGISWCDDTLALVYESWYKTRRTRTWVISPGSNDVTPRILFDRSSEDVYSDPGSTMLRRTAAGTYVIAKIKKENDEGTYVLLNGSGATPQGNVPFLDLFDINTGNKERIWESDKEKYFETVVALMSDQKEGDLKMEELKILTSKESKTENTQFSLQLWPDRKVQQITNFPHPYPQLASLQKEMIRYQRKDGVQLTATLYLPPGYDPSKDGPLPCLFWSYPGEFKSKDAASQVRGSPNEFAGIGSTSALLWLARRFAILSGPTIPIIGEGDEEANDRYVEQLVASAEAAVDEVVRRGVAHPSKIAVGGHSYGAFMTANLLAHAPHLFSCGIARSGAYNRTLTPFGFQNEDRTLWEATNVYVEMSPFMSANKIKKPILLIHGEEDNNPGTLTMQSDRFFNALKGHGALCRLVILPHESHGYSARESIMHVLWETDRWLQKYCVPNTSDADTSPDQSKEESDSADKVATATGSGNPEFGDHEDHSKFRRSLLW, encoded by the exons ATGATGCGGTTTCAAAGAGCTTGTCATCGTTTATCCCTCTCGCCTCTCTGCCATTCATCTCCGCCCTCTTCTTCTCTCCTTCTTCTACCTCCCAAGCTCTCCACGCTCCGTTGTTGCGCAAGAGTTCGACGATTCTCCGGAACTTCTCTGATGTCTTCTCGTGCTGCTTCTAGGCTTCGCTGCCTCGCATCCGTATCTCCCGGAGCTGGAGAAGACGCTGGTGGTAGCAGCTCTAATGGCTCAGCCTCACTCTCCGTTACTGCAACTGACGATGATG AATTGGCTTTAGGCACTGGTTATCGCCTTCCTCCACCTGAGATCAGAGATATTGTCGATGCTCCACCCGTCCCAGCATTGTCATTTTCGCCGCACAGGGATAAGATCTTGTTTCTCAAGCGAAGAGCTCTCCCTCCCTTGGCTGATTTAGCCAGACCTGAGGAGAAGCTTGCTGGTGTTCGAATCGATGGATATTGCAATACCAGAAGCAGGATGTCTTTCTACACTGGTTTAGGCATCCACCAGCTATTGCCTGATGGTACATTGAGTCCCGAGAAGGAGATCACTGGCATTCCGGACGGTGGCAAGATCAACTTTGTTACGTGGTCTAGTGATGGTAAGCATCTGGCTTTCAGCATCCGGGTCGATGAGAACGGGAATAGTAGTAAGCCTATTGTATGGGTTGCTGATGTTGAGACTGGGGAAGCTAGACCACTTTTTAAGTCGCAAGATGTTTATCTGAATGCGATTTTCGAGAGTTTTGTTTGGATTGATGATTCCACTCTGTTGGTGAGCACAATCCCTTCATCTCGTGGAGACCCACCAAAGAAGCCTTTGGTCCCATCTGGTCCCAAGACTCTGTCAAACGAGAAGCAGAGTGTTGTCCAAGTTAGAACGTTCCAGGATTTGCTTAAGGATGAATATGATGCTGATTTGTTCGACTACTACGCCACATCGCAGCTAGTATTGGCTTCTCTGGACGGTACAGCGAAGGAAGTTGGGCCACCTGCAGTATACACATCGTTAGACCCTTCGACAGACCATAAGTACTTGCTAATTTCATCACTTCACAGGCCATATTCCTTCATTGTACCTTGTGGTAGATTCCCAAATAAGGTGGAAGTCTGGACCGCTGATGGTAGATTTGTAAGACAGCTATGTGACTTGCCCCTAGCCGAAGATATTCCCATAGTCGCCAATAGTGTACGGAAGGGAATGCGTTCTATAAATTGGCGAGCTGACAAGCCGTCAACCCTCTACTG GGCAGAAACACAAGATGGAGGTGATGCCAAAGTGGAAGTTTCACCGCGTGATATAGTTTATATGCAGTCTGCGGAACCACTGGCGGGAGAAGAGCCAGAAGTTTTGCACAAGCTTGATCTTCGCTATGG AGGCATTTCGTGGTGTGATGATACATTAGCTTTGGTTTACGAATCATGGTATAAAACACGACGGACAAGGACGTGGGTTATCTCTCCTGGATCTAACGATGTCACTCCACGCATCTTGTTTGATAGATCATCGGAAGATGTGTACTCAGATCCTGGCTCAACCATGCTGAGGAGAACCGCTGCTGGAACGTACGTAATAGCTAAGATAAAGAAGGAAAATGATGAGGGAACTTATGTCTTGCTGAATGGAAGTGGGGCTACGCCACAAGGAAATGTACCCTTCCTTGACTTGTTTGACAT AAACACAGGCAACAAAGAACGGATATGGGAGAGCGACAAGGAAAAGTATTTCGAGACTGTTGTGGCCTTGATGTCTGACCAGAAAGAGGGGGATTTGAAAATGGAGGAGTTGAAAATTTTGACGTCAAAGGAGTCAAAAACTGAGAACACCCAATTTTCTCTCCAACTTTGGCCTGACAGGAAAGTGCAACAGATTACAAACTTTCCTCATCCTTATCCCCAGTTGGCTTCGTTACAGAAAGAGATGATCAGGTACCAACGAAAAGATGGGGTTCAGCTTACTGCAACACTATACCTACCACCAGGCTATGATCCATCAAAAGACGGTCCTCTGCCTTGTCTCTTTTGGTCTTACCCTGGTGAATTCAAGAGCAAAGATGCTGCTAGTCAAGTCCGTGGCTCTCCAAATGAATTTGCAGGCATTGGTTCAACTTCTGCTCTTCTTTGGCTTGCTAGAAG GTTCGCTATATTATCTGGACCTACGATACCTATAATCGGTGAAGGTGATGAAGAGGCTAATGATAG GTATGTAGAGCAGTTGGTTGCAAGTGCCGAGGCTGCCGTAGATGAAGTCGTCAGGCGTGGA GTGGCTCATCCAAGCAAAATTGCTGTTGGGGGACATTCCTATGGGGCGTTTATGACTGCAAATCTCCTTGCCCATGCTCCTCATCTTTTCTCCTGCGGAATAGCTCGATCTGGGGCTTATAACAGAACACTCACACCCTTTGGTTTCCAG AACGAGGACCGAACACTGTGGGAAGCTACTAACGTCTATGTCGAGATGAGCCCATTCATGTCTGCTAATAAAATCAAGAAGCCAATCTTGCTCATCCATGGTGAAGAAGACAATAACCCAGGAACTCTAACAATGCAG TCTGACAGATTCTTCAACGCACTAAAAGGCCACGGTGCTCTTTGCCGCCTTGTGATTCTTCCTCACGAGAGCCATGGGTACTCAGCACGGGAAAGCATTATGCACGTTCTCTGGGAAACTGACCGCTGGCTTCAAAAATACTGTGTTCCAAACACATCAGATGCAGACACAAGTCCAGACCAGTCCAAAGAAGAATCAGATTCCGCAGACAAAGTAGCGACTGCCACAGGTAGTGGTAATCCGGAGTTTGGTGACCATGAAGACCACTCCAAGTTTAGGAGATCACTTCTCTGGTAA
- the LOC106342008 gene encoding probable glutamyl endopeptidase, chloroplastic isoform X2 yields MMRFQRACHRLSLSPLCHSSPPSSSLLLLPPKLSTLRCCARVRRFSGTSLMSSRAASRLRCLASVSPGAGEDAGGSSSNGSASLSVTATDDDELALGTGYRLPPPEIRDIVDAPPVPALSFSPHRDKILFLKRRALPPLADLARPEEKLAGVRIDGYCNTRSRMSFYTGLGIHQLLPDGTLSPEKEITGIPDGGKINFVTWSSDGKHLAFSIRVDENGNSSKPIVWVADVETGEARPLFKSQDVYLNAIFESFVWIDDSTLLVSTIPSSRGDPPKKPLVPSGPKTLSNEKQSVVQVRTFQDLLKDEYDADLFDYYATSQLVLASLDGTAKEVGPPAVYTSLDPSTDHKYLLISSLHRPYSFIVPCGRFPNKVEVWTADGRFVRQLCDLPLAEDIPIVANSVRKGMRSINWRADKPSTLYWAETQDGGDAKVEVSPRDIVYMQSAEPLAGEEPEVLHKLDLRYGGISWCDDTLALVYESWYKTRRTRTWVISPGSNDVTPRILFDRSSEDVYSDPGSTMLRRTAAGTYVIAKIKKENDEGTYVLLNGSGATPQGNVPFLDLFDINTGNKERIWESDKEKYFETVVALMSDQKEGDLKMEELKILTSKESKTENTQFSLQLWPDRKVQQITNFPHPYPQLASLQKEMIRYQRKDGVQLTATLYLPPGYDPSKDGPLPCLFWSYPGEFKSKDAASQVRGSPNEFAGIGSTSALLWLARRFAILSGPTIPIIGEGDEEANDRYVEQLVASAEAAVDEVVRRGVAHPSKIAVGGHSYGAFMTANLLAHAPHLFSCGIARSGAYNRTLTPFGFQNEDRTLWEATNVYVEMSPFMSANKIKKPILLIHGEEDNNPGTLTMQSDRFFNALKGHGALCRLVILPHESHGYSARESIMHVLWETDRWLQKYCVPNTSDADTSPDQSKEESDSADKVATATGSGNPEFGDHEDHSKFRRSLL; encoded by the exons ATGATGCGGTTTCAAAGAGCTTGTCATCGTTTATCCCTCTCGCCTCTCTGCCATTCATCTCCGCCCTCTTCTTCTCTCCTTCTTCTACCTCCCAAGCTCTCCACGCTCCGTTGTTGCGCAAGAGTTCGACGATTCTCCGGAACTTCTCTGATGTCTTCTCGTGCTGCTTCTAGGCTTCGCTGCCTCGCATCCGTATCTCCCGGAGCTGGAGAAGACGCTGGTGGTAGCAGCTCTAATGGCTCAGCCTCACTCTCCGTTACTGCAACTGACGATGATG AATTGGCTTTAGGCACTGGTTATCGCCTTCCTCCACCTGAGATCAGAGATATTGTCGATGCTCCACCCGTCCCAGCATTGTCATTTTCGCCGCACAGGGATAAGATCTTGTTTCTCAAGCGAAGAGCTCTCCCTCCCTTGGCTGATTTAGCCAGACCTGAGGAGAAGCTTGCTGGTGTTCGAATCGATGGATATTGCAATACCAGAAGCAGGATGTCTTTCTACACTGGTTTAGGCATCCACCAGCTATTGCCTGATGGTACATTGAGTCCCGAGAAGGAGATCACTGGCATTCCGGACGGTGGCAAGATCAACTTTGTTACGTGGTCTAGTGATGGTAAGCATCTGGCTTTCAGCATCCGGGTCGATGAGAACGGGAATAGTAGTAAGCCTATTGTATGGGTTGCTGATGTTGAGACTGGGGAAGCTAGACCACTTTTTAAGTCGCAAGATGTTTATCTGAATGCGATTTTCGAGAGTTTTGTTTGGATTGATGATTCCACTCTGTTGGTGAGCACAATCCCTTCATCTCGTGGAGACCCACCAAAGAAGCCTTTGGTCCCATCTGGTCCCAAGACTCTGTCAAACGAGAAGCAGAGTGTTGTCCAAGTTAGAACGTTCCAGGATTTGCTTAAGGATGAATATGATGCTGATTTGTTCGACTACTACGCCACATCGCAGCTAGTATTGGCTTCTCTGGACGGTACAGCGAAGGAAGTTGGGCCACCTGCAGTATACACATCGTTAGACCCTTCGACAGACCATAAGTACTTGCTAATTTCATCACTTCACAGGCCATATTCCTTCATTGTACCTTGTGGTAGATTCCCAAATAAGGTGGAAGTCTGGACCGCTGATGGTAGATTTGTAAGACAGCTATGTGACTTGCCCCTAGCCGAAGATATTCCCATAGTCGCCAATAGTGTACGGAAGGGAATGCGTTCTATAAATTGGCGAGCTGACAAGCCGTCAACCCTCTACTG GGCAGAAACACAAGATGGAGGTGATGCCAAAGTGGAAGTTTCACCGCGTGATATAGTTTATATGCAGTCTGCGGAACCACTGGCGGGAGAAGAGCCAGAAGTTTTGCACAAGCTTGATCTTCGCTATGG AGGCATTTCGTGGTGTGATGATACATTAGCTTTGGTTTACGAATCATGGTATAAAACACGACGGACAAGGACGTGGGTTATCTCTCCTGGATCTAACGATGTCACTCCACGCATCTTGTTTGATAGATCATCGGAAGATGTGTACTCAGATCCTGGCTCAACCATGCTGAGGAGAACCGCTGCTGGAACGTACGTAATAGCTAAGATAAAGAAGGAAAATGATGAGGGAACTTATGTCTTGCTGAATGGAAGTGGGGCTACGCCACAAGGAAATGTACCCTTCCTTGACTTGTTTGACAT AAACACAGGCAACAAAGAACGGATATGGGAGAGCGACAAGGAAAAGTATTTCGAGACTGTTGTGGCCTTGATGTCTGACCAGAAAGAGGGGGATTTGAAAATGGAGGAGTTGAAAATTTTGACGTCAAAGGAGTCAAAAACTGAGAACACCCAATTTTCTCTCCAACTTTGGCCTGACAGGAAAGTGCAACAGATTACAAACTTTCCTCATCCTTATCCCCAGTTGGCTTCGTTACAGAAAGAGATGATCAGGTACCAACGAAAAGATGGGGTTCAGCTTACTGCAACACTATACCTACCACCAGGCTATGATCCATCAAAAGACGGTCCTCTGCCTTGTCTCTTTTGGTCTTACCCTGGTGAATTCAAGAGCAAAGATGCTGCTAGTCAAGTCCGTGGCTCTCCAAATGAATTTGCAGGCATTGGTTCAACTTCTGCTCTTCTTTGGCTTGCTAGAAG GTTCGCTATATTATCTGGACCTACGATACCTATAATCGGTGAAGGTGATGAAGAGGCTAATGATAG GTATGTAGAGCAGTTGGTTGCAAGTGCCGAGGCTGCCGTAGATGAAGTCGTCAGGCGTGGA GTGGCTCATCCAAGCAAAATTGCTGTTGGGGGACATTCCTATGGGGCGTTTATGACTGCAAATCTCCTTGCCCATGCTCCTCATCTTTTCTCCTGCGGAATAGCTCGATCTGGGGCTTATAACAGAACACTCACACCCTTTGGTTTCCAG AACGAGGACCGAACACTGTGGGAAGCTACTAACGTCTATGTCGAGATGAGCCCATTCATGTCTGCTAATAAAATCAAGAAGCCAATCTTGCTCATCCATGGTGAAGAAGACAATAACCCAGGAACTCTAACAATGCAG TCTGACAGATTCTTCAACGCACTAAAAGGCCACGGTGCTCTTTGCCGCCTTGTGATTCTTCCTCACGAGAGCCATGGGTACTCAGCACGGGAAAGCATTATGCACGTTCTCTGGGAAACTGACCGCTGGCTTCAAAAATACTGTGTTCCAAACACATCAGATGCAGACACAAGTCCAGACCAGTCCAAAGAAGAATCAGATTCCGCAGACAAAGTAGCGACTGCCACAGGTAGTGGTAATCCGGAGTTTGGTGACCATGAAGACCACTCCAAGTTTAGGAGATCACTTCTCTG A